The sequence below is a genomic window from Haematobia irritans isolate KBUSLIRL chromosome 3, ASM5000362v1, whole genome shotgun sequence.
ccaaattttaaattacttGAAAGTGGGATTTTTCAATCatctcaaaatgttaatttttaaaaaatttgtaaaagtccaaaattctattttttgacGGGAATCTTGTCATTGAAGAATCCAAGAAGGaacaaaaataaacataaataaaattgttaagccTTGTTAaaaccatttgtaacacattttattttgacttcAGAAAGCAATTTGTCTCTCACATGACCAATGTCAATTTCTGTCCAGTAATTTCGTTTCATTTCAGTCATATCCATACTTACCCAAATCACATAGTTTCAAAGTTTCCGGGGTTTGTTTCATGCTTGCATATATCATATTCGACGGTTTCAAATCTCTATGGACAACGCCATGTTCATGGAGATATGCAACAGCTGACACCATTGTCCTTAGTACCGCACTAGCCTCACTTTCACACATTTGACCTACAGCCAAAATTCGATCTAATAGTTCGCCACCTTTTAGTAATTCCATTACAAGATAGGCCGAAGATGAATCCTCATACACAGAGAATAAGGTGACAATATTCGGATGATTGCCATAACGCAACATAATTTCAACTTCTTCCCAACAGTCTGATGATGATGCATTGGCCATATAGGCAGCTTTTTCTATGATTTTCacagcaaaatgttttttggaGGACTTGTGTTCACACAGCCGACAAATGGAAAAGGTACCACGACCCAATTCTTGTAGAACATTATAGTCGTTGTGGAAATTACCCGGAAGTACACCAGGTAATGTGCGAGGAGGTTCTTGGCATGGTAGATAAGGTGAAGGTGGTGATTGTGTTTGATTGTTAAGCGATTGTTCCAATAGTATAGGGGCAACGAAACTAAAACCTCTGAATATTTCATGGGCCGATGCTGAAATAGGACCACCTGGAGAATCTCGTGGGGATTTTGAGGTATACTCCACATCAAAGTAAAAGGCATCGTCACGTGATACTGCGGGTATGAAAGGAGGTCTTACCTCTTTCTTTTCCAAATGCAACCAATCGATGGTGGAGAAAAAACAGTGAGCTTTTATATCCAATATACCATTGGGCCCGGCACCCAGACGATTTTGGGGATTTCTTTTAAACAAAGCTCGCAGTAAAGCTTGAGCTTCAGGCGAAAGATTCTCTGGCATTCCCAGCTTAGATCGGAGAATTTGTGTCATTGTCTCCTGTCGAGTTTGACCATGGAATGGTAAGTTACCAGTTAACATTTCATACATTAGTACACCAAATGACCACCAATCGGCAGCAAAATCGTGTCCTTTTCGATTGACaatttctggagccatatactcAACGGTGCCACAGAAGCTATAGGTCTTCGAGCCGTCCAACGGTTGTTTGGACAAGCCGAAATCAGTCAAAGCTATATGACCATTTTCATCGAGCAAAATGTTCTCCGGTTTTAAATCACGATAAATAATGCCCAACGAATGCAAGTGATTGAGAGCCAAAGCCAACTcggccaaataaaattttacatcttcCTCCGTAAACATTACCTCTTTGGAAAGACGTGTGAACAGATCTCCACCTCTCAAAAAATCCAATATTAAATACAGTTTGCCCGGTGTCTGGAAAGCATAGTGCAACTTCACAATAAATGCATGGCCTACGTCTGCCAATATTTTCCTTTCATTTGAGCTGCGCACTCTGTCCTTGATCTTTAGGGTGGCTTTCTTCAAAACCTTCATGGCATACAGAGTGCCCGCATCTTTGCCAATAACCTTACGTACTAAAAACACTTTGCCGAAAGAACCTTCGCCCAGGACACGAAGCAACTCGAATTGTGAAGGGTCTGCCTTGTCATGGCCTTCCTTGATGACCTCTCGTATGTCAAACTCATTTTCTCTCAGTTCACAGTCATCCGATTGTGGTGCTGTTGAATAACACTCGGAATCACTTAGGTCCATAAGGTCATTGGATGATGCCTCTAGATTTTGATGTTTACCCAAAGCCGCCTGCAGCTCCGAAGAGGACTCAATACGTAAGCCCAGTGGGTCATTAGGTTGCTGAAGTTGCTGCTTTCGTCTCTGGTTGTTTGCGACCGTTGTTATTCCTGCACTCTCCTCGTCAGTGGGAGTGTGTTCCATGGGTGTTACCGCCAGGCTACTGCAGCCGGATGAAGTAATCTGCATACGTGCCAAACCCACATGTTCATTGAGTTGGCAGTTCGAGGACGAAGGTAAATTTGAAGCTGTAACGCCCAGTTGTTGCTGTTGTCTTAGATCTTTATGAAGATCTGCCAACGGCATGGTGGCGTTGAAGGAAAACTGCTGCTGGGAAGCTAACGTCGTGGTGGCAATTGAGGCAAACGATTAAATGCACAAAAAACTTATTCAAAGGTATTtgcaatgttttcttttttgcgtAGACAAACAATAAACTCGGAATGAGGAACTACAACGGAAgaactacacacacacacgtacaaACGAACAAAGTGATGACCTACCAGTGGAAGGCGTAGGCGAGCGTGACTGGCCTTCACTGGAAAAACATTAATTAACGCGTATTTCTTCGATACACCGTGTGTTGT
It includes:
- the S6kII gene encoding ribosomal protein S6 kinase II; amino-acid sequence: MPLADLHKDLRQQQQLGVTASNLPSSSNCQLNEHVGLARMQITSSGCSSLAVTPMEHTPTDEESAGITTVANNQRRKQQLQQPNDPLGLRIESSSELQAALGKHQNLEASSNDLMDLSDSECYSTAPQSDDCELRENEFDIREVIKEGHDKADPSQFELLRVLGEGSFGKVFLVRKVIGKDAGTLYAMKVLKKATLKIKDRVRSSNERKILADVGHAFIVKLHYAFQTPGKLYLILDFLRGGDLFTRLSKEVMFTEEDVKFYLAELALALNHLHSLGIIYRDLKPENILLDENGHIALTDFGLSKQPLDGSKTYSFCGTVEYMAPEIVNRKGHDFAADWWSFGVLMYEMLTGNLPFHGQTRQETMTQILRSKLGMPENLSPEAQALLRALFKRNPQNRLGAGPNGILDIKAHCFFSTIDWLHLEKKEVRPPFIPAVSRDDAFYFDVEYTSKSPRDSPGGPISASAHEIFRGFSFVAPILLEQSLNNQTQSPPSPYLPCQEPPRTLPGVLPGNFHNDYNVLQELGRGTFSICRLCEHKSSKKHFAVKIIEKAAYMANASSSDCWEEVEIMLRYGNHPNIVTLFSVYEDSSSAYLVMELLKGGELLDRILAVGQMCESEASAVLRTMVSAVAYLHEHGVVHRDLKPSNMIYASMKQTPETLKLCDLGFAKQLRADNGLLMTPCYTANFVAPEVLKRQGYDLACDIWSLGVLLYIMLSGRTPFASTPNDSPDVILKRIGSGQIDFSSTRWSGISSGVKELLGQMLHIVPENRPTAAQILQHSWLKEQSAGSVRLTEYYVPTTNAAQFATQSGFNAANASFAQNANTVREANAALRGAVDATFRAIAIPQAANVGPVADSMLAKRRAKDRANVQT